Proteins encoded together in one Telopea speciosissima isolate NSW1024214 ecotype Mountain lineage chromosome 6, Tspe_v1, whole genome shotgun sequence window:
- the LOC122666295 gene encoding phytoene synthase 2, chloroplastic-like, with the protein MAAMLSSVVTTNTEFPNSIGFLGSVKEGGWFHDSRSNTRALCSGVNGRTKVKKSKLNFCLGGSKNTGNFPVFSSLVANPAGEIAISSKQKVYGMVIKQIDLFNKQLQSKQALDVKPDIVVPGTLSLLNEAYERCRQVCAEHSKTYYLGTLLMTPERRKALWAISMWCRRTDELVDGHNASHITLTALDRWESRLDDIFAGRPYDILDAALSDTVAKFPVDIQPFKDMIEGMRMDLWKSRYMNFDELYLYSYYVAGTVGLMSVPVVGIDPKSQATMESVYNAALALGFANQLTNILRDVGEDARNGRVYLPQDELAQAGLSDKDIFAGKVTHKWRNFMKSQIKRARMYFEEAEKGVTELSSASRWPVWSSLLLYRKILDEIEANDYDNFTKKAYVSKAKKIFALPSAYARSLAGPSKAASTLTKG; encoded by the exons ATGGCTGCTATGTTGTCAAGTGTTGTCACAACCAACACAGAGTTCCCCAACAGCATTGGGTTTCTGGGGTCAGTAAAAGAAGGTGGCTGGTTTCATGATTCAAGGTCCAATACTAGAGCTCTGTGTTCAGGAGTTAATGGGAGAACAAAAGtcaagaaatcaaaattgaatttttgcttGGGTGGATCAAAGAATACTGGGAACTTCCCTGTTTTCTCAAGCTTGGTTGCAAACCCTGCTGGAGAAATTGCAATATCATCAAAGCAGAAGGTTTATGGTATGGTAATTAAGCAGATAGATTTGTTTAACAAGCAGTTGCAGTCTAAACAGGCCCTTGATGTGAAACCAGACATAGTTGTTCCAGGAACTCTCAGCTTGTTGAATGAAGCATATGAAAGATGTCGACAAGTTTGTGCTGAGCATTCGAAGACATACTACTTGG GGACTCTGCTCATGACCCCCGAGAGGCGAAAAGCTCTCTGGGCAATCTCTA TGTGGTGCAGAAGGACAGATGAACTTGTTGACGGGCACAACGCTTCACATATCACACTGACTGCTTTGGACAGGTGGGAATCAAGATTGGATGATATTTTTGCTGGTCGTCCATATGATATACTGGATGCAGCTTTGTCAGATACAGTTGCAAAGTTTCCTGTTGACATTCAG CCATTCAAAGACATGATTGAAGGTATGAGGATGGACCTTTGGAAGTCCAGATACATGAACTTTGATGAACTCTATCTCTACTCTTACTATGTAGCTGGGACTGTTGGATTAATGAGTGTCCCAGTTGTGGGCATTGATCCTAAGTCACAGGCAACAATGGAGAGTGTGTATAATGCTGCCTTGGCATTAGGATTTGCAAATCAGCTAACCAACATACTCAGGGATGTTGGAGAAGA TGCAAGAAATGGGAGAGTCTATCTACCACAAGATGAACTAGCCCAGGCAGGGCTTTCAGATAAAGACATATTTGCAGGGAAGGTAACACACAAATGGAGGAATTTCATGAAAAGCCAGATCAAGAGGGCACGAATGTACTTCGAAGAAGCAGAGAAGGGAGTTACAGAGCTCAGCTCTGCAAGTAGATGGCCG GTGTGGTCTTCTTTGCTATTGTACCGTAAGATACTGGATGAAATTGAAGCTAACGACTATGACAACTTCACCAAGAAGGCATATGTTAGCAAAGCTAAGAAGATATTTGCTTTGCCTTCTGCATATGCCAGATCGCTTGCTGGCCCATCAAAAGCTGCATCCACTCTAACAAAAGGATGA
- the LOC122663769 gene encoding protein transport protein Sec61 subunit beta-like: MVANGANPPRGSAAATASMRRRRTTGGASAAAGASGTMLQFYTDDAPGLRISPNVVLVMSIGFIAFVSILHVVGKLFLVSREAGRS; the protein is encoded by the coding sequence ATGGTTGCAAATGGTGCGAATCCCCCAAGAGGCAGTGCAGCAGCAACTGCCAGCATGCGAAGGCGGAGGACTACCGGTGGTGCCAGTGCAGCAGCAGGGGCAAGTGGGACAATGCTCCAGTTCTACACAGATGATGCCCCAGGGCTCAGGATTTCACCAAATGTTGTGCTTGTAATGAGCATCGGATTCATAGCCTTTGTTTCCATCCTTCATGTCGTAGGAAAGTTATTCCTTGTGTCCAGAGAAGCTGGGAGGTCTTAA